GAGGACCTGCCGGCGTCGACCTCGCACGCGGTGCTCCTGCGGGACGGGGGCGTCGTGGCGCAGGGCCCGGCCGACGAGGTCATCACCTCGGCGCGGGTGTCGGCCGCGTTCGACTTCCCGCTCGCCGTCGAGCGCAGCGGTGGGCGCTGGCACGCACGGCGGGCCGACTGAGGCGGGCGGGCCTCCCGGCTGGCGCGGACCGGCCGCGAGACGGCGATCGTCGCGCGGCCGCGAGACGCCCCCGTCAGTGACGGACGCCGCCTTCGTCGCGGCACGCCGCCGAACAGGGCGGCGTCTCGCGCACTCGGCGGCGTCATGGGCAGACGCCGGCGTCTCGCACGCCACGGACGGACGGGAGGCGCGGCCCCCTCCGGACCCGCGCCTCCCGTCCGTCGTCGCCCGGCTACTCCGTCGCCGCAGCCGCCGCCCTGGCCGCGGCGGGCAGCGCGTCGAGGATCTGCGACACCGCACGCTCGTCGTGGGCCGCCGTGAGGAACCACGCCTCGAACACGCTCGGCGGCAGGGTCACGCCCGAGTCGAGCATGCTGTGGAAGAACGGCGCGTACCGGAAGACGTCCTGCGCGCGGACGTCGTCGTAGTTCCGCGGCGGGGTCTCCGTGAAGGCGAACGAGAACAGGTTGCCGGCGTGCTGCACGGTGTGGGCGACCCCCGCGGCCGACAGCGCGTCGCTCGTGGCCCGCGACACGACGTCGGCGGTGCGGTCCAGGTGCGCGTAGACCTCGGGCGTCGCGGCCCGGAGCGTGGCGGTGCCCGCGGCGACGGCGAGCGGGTTCCCGGAGAGCGTGCCCGCCTGGTAGACGGGGCCGAGCGGGGCGAGGAAGTCCATGACCTCGCGCCGGCCGCCGAGCGCGGCGAGGGGCATGCCACCACCGATGACCTTGCCGTACGTGATGATGTCGGGCTTCCACCCGGTGCCGTCGGGCACCGTGCCGTCGGCCTCGAGGCCCCACCAGCCGGCCGGTCCGACGCGGAACCCGGTGAGGACCTCGTCGACGATGAGCAGGGCGCCCTGCGCGTGCGTGATCTCGGCGAGCGCGCGGTTGAACCCGGGCTCCGGTGCGAGCACGCCCATGTTCGCGGCGGCGGACTCGACGATCACGGCGGCGATGCGCTCCGAGTGCTCGTCGAACGCGGCGCGGACGGCGTCGAGGTCGTTGTACGGCAGGACGAGGGTCTGCGCGGCCGTCTCGGCGGTGATGCCCGCACTGCCGGGGAGCGCCAGGGTCGCGACGCCCGAGCCGGCCTCGGCCAGCAGCGAGTCCGAGTGCCCGTGGTAGTGCCCGGCGAACTTCACGAGCAGGTCGCGTCCGGTGTAGCCGCGGGCCAGGCGGATCGCGGTCATGGTCGCCTCGGTGCCGGTCGACACCATGCGGAGCTTCTCGATCGGCCCGTCGCCGTCGACCTGCACGCGCTCCTTGACGAGCTCGGCGAGTTCGGTCTCCCCCGGCGTGGAGGCGCCGAACGACAGCCCGCGGGCCGCCGCTTGCTGCACGGCCTCGACCGTGCCGGAGTGCGCGTGCCCGAGGATCGCCGGACCCCACGAGGCGACGAGGTCGACGTACTCGCGGCCCTCGGCGTCGGTGACGGTCGCTCCCTTCGCGGACACGAGGAAGCGCGGGGTGCCACCGACGGACCCGTACGCACGGACCGGGGAGTTCACACCACCCGGGATGCTGTCCTTCGCGCGGCCGAACAGCTGGTCGTTGGTGGTGGTCATTCGGGTGCCTTCCCGGTCGTGGCGATGCCGGCGACGTCCGCGGTGCTGCCGGAGGAGCGGAGGCCCGCCTCCTCGTTGAGCTTCCGGGCGATGTCGACGGCGAAGTAGGTGAGGATCGCGTCGGCGCCGGCGCGCTTGATGCCGACCAGGGCCTCCATCGCGGCGGCGTCGCGGTCGATCCAGCCGTTCTGGGCGGCGGCGGTGATCATCGCGTACTCGCCGGAGATCTGGTACGCCCAGACCGGCACCGGCGAGGTGTCGGCGGTGCGGGCGAGGACGTCGAGGTAGCTCATCGCGGGCTTCACCATGACGATGTCGGCGCCCTCGGCGATGTCCTGCTCGACCTCGCGGAGTCCCTCGCGCCCGTTGCCGGAGTCGAGCTGGTACGTGCGGCGGTCGCCCTGCAGGGTGCTCGCCACGGCCTCGCGGAAGGGACCGTAGAACGCGGATGCGTACTTCGCCGCGTAGGCGAGCAGCGCGGTGCCGGAGTGGCCGGCCACGTCGAGGGCGTCCCGGGCGGCCGCGATCTGGCCGTCCATCATCCCGCTCATGCAGACGAGCTCGGCTCCGGCCTCGGCCTGCACGACCGCCATGTCCCGGTAGCGGAGCAGCGTCGCGTCGTTGTCGACCGAGCCGTCCGCCGCCAGGACGCCGCAGTGCCCGTGGTCGGTGAACTCGTCGAGGCACAGGTCGGACTGCACGACGAGCGCGTCGCCGACCTCTTCCTTGGCGATGCGGATGGCGACGTTGAGGATGCCGTCCGGGTCGGTCGCGCCGGACCCCACCGCGTCCTTGTGCTGCGGCACGCCGAACAGGTTCACGCCGCCCACCCCGACCTCGGCCGCCTCGGTGAGCGCGCGACGGAAGGAGTCGAGCGAGTGCTGCTGCACCCCGGGCATGCTCGAGATGTCGACGGCGTCGGTGGCACCCTCGCGGATGAACATCGGCAGCACGAGCTCGGCGGGGTGGAGCCGGGTCTCGGCGACCAGTCGACGCATCGCGGGGGTGGCGCGCAGTCGACGGGGGCGGACCTGGGGGAAGCGTCCAGTCACGGGTGACCTTCCTGATCGGGGTGGGGTGGGACGAGCTCGACGACGGCGTCGAGGAGGGCTTCGGCGGACCGGTCGGCAGCGACGACGTCGACCGGCAGCCCGGCGGCGCGGGCCTCGTCGGCGGTGCCGGGGCCGATGCAGGCGATCCGGGTGCGGGGGTCGAGGGGGGTGAGACGGCGAGCGGTCTCGCGGGCGGTGCTGCCGCTCGTCACGAGGACGACGTCCGGCGCCGGGTCGAGCAGGATCGGCTCGTCGCCGGTCCCCACGGTACGGTACGCGACCACGTCGAGGACGTCGATGCCCCGGGCCCGCAGCCCGTCGACGAGCGTCGGCGCCGCGAGGTCCGACCGCGGGTGCACGACCCGGCGGGCGTCGGCGGGCAGGGCCGTCACCAGGCCGGCGGCGGAGTGATCGGTGGGGACGAGGTCGACGGGCCACCCGGCACCGCGGGCGGCGCGGGCGGTCGCGGACCCGACCACCGCGACGCGGACACCGGCCGGGAGGCGCGGTGTGCGTTCCGCGACGACCCGCACGGTGGTCGCACTGGTCACCACGAGCCAGTCGCCCCCGGCCAGCTG
The sequence above is drawn from the Curtobacterium sp. L6-1 genome and encodes:
- a CDS encoding uroporphyrinogen-III synthase, yielding MADAARARGFAPVVVPLIADVPPEDSAPLDAALAQLAGGDWLVVTSATTVRVVAERTPRLPAGVRVAVVGSATARAARGAGWPVDLVPTDHSAAGLVTALPADARRVVHPRSDLAAPTLVDGLRARGIDVLDVVAYRTVGTGDEPILLDPAPDVVLVTSGSTARETARRLTPLDPRTRIACIGPGTADEARAAGLPVDVVAADRSAEALLDAVVELVPPHPDQEGHP
- the hemL gene encoding glutamate-1-semialdehyde 2,1-aminomutase, which codes for MTTTNDQLFGRAKDSIPGGVNSPVRAYGSVGGTPRFLVSAKGATVTDAEGREYVDLVASWGPAILGHAHSGTVEAVQQAAARGLSFGASTPGETELAELVKERVQVDGDGPIEKLRMVSTGTEATMTAIRLARGYTGRDLLVKFAGHYHGHSDSLLAEAGSGVATLALPGSAGITAETAAQTLVLPYNDLDAVRAAFDEHSERIAAVIVESAAANMGVLAPEPGFNRALAEITHAQGALLIVDEVLTGFRVGPAGWWGLEADGTVPDGTGWKPDIITYGKVIGGGMPLAALGGRREVMDFLAPLGPVYQAGTLSGNPLAVAAGTATLRAATPEVYAHLDRTADVVSRATSDALSAAGVAHTVQHAGNLFSFAFTETPPRNYDDVRAQDVFRYAPFFHSMLDSGVTLPPSVFEAWFLTAAHDERAVSQILDALPAAARAAAAATE
- the hemB gene encoding porphobilinogen synthase, which gives rise to MRRLVAETRLHPAELVLPMFIREGATDAVDISSMPGVQQHSLDSFRRALTEAAEVGVGGVNLFGVPQHKDAVGSGATDPDGILNVAIRIAKEEVGDALVVQSDLCLDEFTDHGHCGVLAADGSVDNDATLLRYRDMAVVQAEAGAELVCMSGMMDGQIAAARDALDVAGHSGTALLAYAAKYASAFYGPFREAVASTLQGDRRTYQLDSGNGREGLREVEQDIAEGADIVMVKPAMSYLDVLARTADTSPVPVWAYQISGEYAMITAAAQNGWIDRDAAAMEALVGIKRAGADAILTYFAVDIARKLNEEAGLRSSGSTADVAGIATTGKAPE